From Deinococcus aquaticus, one genomic window encodes:
- a CDS encoding response regulator gives MNPSDLTHTPAPTTILVVDDSVSVRKALERILAPQGYVVRMADSAENALLNLEPLPDMILADILMPGMSGLELARTLGDRHVNVPVMLMSGIVDDVTQRDATSAGACGVLRKPFTPTELLPAIEPHLQAALAARKNAQAPAADAALPATHLPEAHQPAAHLPETRMPAIEQAPVQPPVPAVPAIPEVPAAPQAPALALSPLEQLVALNGVVGAAQYGPDGQARAHAGQAIPEAFGKYSRFLLTTATTAGLHLQRGDLSSLHLAYGEHTLLITPHQDGQLVALLSRADAAPSVQQWQAAQHN, from the coding sequence ATGAACCCGTCCGACCTGACCCACACCCCTGCCCCAACCACCATCCTGGTCGTGGATGACAGCGTCAGCGTCCGCAAGGCCCTGGAACGCATCCTGGCCCCGCAGGGCTACGTGGTCCGCATGGCCGACAGCGCCGAGAACGCCCTGCTGAACCTCGAGCCGCTGCCCGACATGATCCTGGCCGACATCCTGATGCCCGGCATGAGCGGCCTGGAACTGGCCCGCACCCTCGGCGACCGCCACGTGAACGTGCCCGTGATGCTCATGAGCGGCATCGTGGACGACGTGACCCAGCGCGACGCCACCAGCGCCGGAGCGTGCGGCGTGCTGCGCAAACCCTTCACGCCCACCGAACTGCTGCCCGCCATCGAACCGCACCTGCAGGCCGCCCTGGCCGCCCGCAAGAACGCCCAGGCCCCCGCCGCAGACGCCGCGCTCCCGGCCACGCACCTGCCAGAAGCGCACCAGCCGGCCGCCCACCTGCCAGAAACCAGGATGCCGGCCATCGAACAGGCCCCGGTACAGCCGCCCGTTCCCGCAGTGCCGGCCATTCCCGAGGTGCCGGCCGCGCCGCAGGCCCCCGCTCTCGCCCTGAGCCCGCTGGAACAGCTGGTCGCCCTGAACGGAGTCGTGGGCGCCGCGCAGTACGGCCCCGACGGGCAGGCCCGCGCACACGCCGGGCAGGCCATTCCAGAGGCGTTCGGCAAGTACAGCCGCTTCCTGCTGACCACCGCCACCACCGCCGGACTGCACCTGCAACGCGGTGACCTGAGCAGCCTGCACCTCGCGTACGGCGAGCACACCCTGCTGATCACCCCCCATCAGGACGGCCAGCTGGTCGCGCTGCTGTCCCGCGCCGACGCCGCCCCCAGCGTGCAGCAGTGGCAGGCGGCTCAGCACAACTGA
- a CDS encoding DUF4388 domain-containing protein: MTWGGSDSCCLVVSPHLSRALSHAALIEAAGWTATTAAGGLHALTQIEREKPYLVIIDPHLEDLSPADLHEILRDDPASAETIILIPGAQLPKRYGGPHDVTVPAGLSVPEGLARALARLGELTAPRWADPDAAALHGTLTSLGLTDVLLCTQDLQLTGLLILHLGAQPAHLVLRRGEIIDAEFGTMPPTQAATHLMSVSGPGEFRFHLISPDALNSYPKQITLPTARLLMEAAVQIDHSQATSPNSALEAS, translated from the coding sequence ATGACCTGGGGAGGTTCCGACAGCTGCTGCCTGGTGGTCTCGCCGCACCTGTCACGCGCCCTGTCGCACGCCGCGCTGATCGAAGCGGCTGGCTGGACCGCCACCACCGCCGCCGGAGGCCTCCACGCCCTGACGCAGATCGAACGCGAGAAACCGTACCTGGTGATCATCGACCCGCATCTCGAGGACCTCAGTCCCGCCGACCTGCACGAGATCCTGCGGGACGACCCGGCCAGCGCCGAGACCATCATCCTGATTCCCGGCGCGCAACTGCCCAAACGCTACGGCGGCCCGCACGACGTGACCGTCCCCGCCGGACTGAGCGTCCCCGAGGGACTGGCCCGCGCCCTGGCCCGCCTGGGCGAACTGACCGCGCCCCGCTGGGCCGACCCGGACGCCGCCGCCCTGCACGGCACCCTGACCTCCCTGGGCCTGACCGACGTGCTGCTGTGCACCCAGGACCTGCAACTGACGGGCCTGCTGATCCTGCACCTGGGCGCGCAACCCGCGCACCTCGTGCTGCGCCGGGGTGAGATCATCGACGCGGAATTCGGCACCATGCCACCCACGCAGGCCGCCACGCACCTGATGAGCGTCTCGGGTCCCGGCGAGTTCCGCTTCCACCTGATTTCCCCCGACGCCCTGAACAGTTACCCTAAACAGATCACACTCCCCACCGCCCGCCTGCTGATGGAAGCCGCCGTGCAGATTGATCACTCTCAGGCAACCTCACCCAACTCTGCCCTGGAGGCCTCATGA
- a CDS encoding hybrid sensor histidine kinase/response regulator, which yields MTSVPYNPVTLDADLTATYLQDARSVTAGLEDATVDLWMPTTRLQAMETLWVLGHRLQGTAGLYGYPQTAALAGLLERLMEGRASLPETAVPQITEVLERAVSCMNMALDRIERGEGEGDVGLMFAHKDGPQHVTALLKAHPFELKARDALSDLREEQPFAVINAPIWEDFGPEAAELTAALRQGLDSDTPDLTALFRAAHTLKGSSAMVGLQDLADTGHALEDLMSSAREDGIPLDRALPLLEDGLNVAEAVLAHAEGRLGSQTDRVQTYRASVAALLGGQAPALPVTAAPTDTARSETRLSVRVDSARLDGMLDDVAGLVASRARLNGLFLRQQALSGSLDAAHERVQRTVRDFEERYLNPHLTPGGSMGTGTGAGAGMGSAGTARPAGDLQLQDRLADFGALELDTYDDLNILARAVTELSADLTEIRAQTAQGISALGDELTSLEKLTRQLRVELSRARLLPVSRVTAPLHRWAGRRDDLTLTIHGEDSLIDAQHAGPLGEALLHLLTNAAVHGGQTPAEREAHGKPGRLQVSVSARVADGHLSVTVQDDGRGLNFEALRQRALQSGHASAGELATYTDDQTAQLVFLPGLSTAGQVTQEAGRGVGMDAVRDAIARMGGRVNLRSQPGQGTAITLHVPVAQQITDVLVMRVGTQRVAILASQMQGMSVLEGEAPAGSVDLNDLWGEAPASVRYVARVALAGENGAGTLHLLVDEFLSLEEIVLRPAGTLLGSLEYLSGMTTLNDAAGRAFPAAILDPAGLAQASARGVRRAERRTAAPTDTAHILLVDDSLSVRRHVGRSLERFGFTVTTASDGQEALERLLAGERADLLLSDLEMPRMNGFELLRAVRSSPAHTGLPVVIMTTRAGEKHQQLAMELGASDYLAKPAEERLLQRRLTALLPAGKVSA from the coding sequence ATGACGTCCGTTCCCTACAACCCGGTCACCCTGGACGCGGACCTGACCGCCACGTACCTGCAGGACGCCCGTAGCGTCACGGCCGGGCTCGAGGACGCGACCGTCGACCTGTGGATGCCCACCACCCGCCTGCAGGCCATGGAAACCCTGTGGGTTCTCGGCCACCGCCTTCAGGGCACCGCCGGCCTGTACGGTTACCCGCAGACCGCCGCGCTGGCCGGACTGCTCGAGCGCCTGATGGAAGGCCGCGCCAGCCTGCCCGAAACGGCCGTTCCGCAGATCACCGAGGTGCTCGAACGGGCCGTGAGCTGCATGAACATGGCCCTCGACCGCATCGAGCGCGGCGAGGGCGAAGGCGACGTGGGGCTAATGTTCGCGCACAAGGACGGCCCGCAGCACGTCACGGCGCTCCTGAAGGCCCACCCCTTCGAACTCAAGGCCCGCGACGCCCTGAGCGACCTGCGCGAGGAGCAACCCTTCGCGGTCATCAACGCGCCCATCTGGGAGGACTTCGGGCCGGAAGCGGCCGAACTGACCGCCGCGCTCCGTCAGGGCCTGGACTCGGACACCCCGGACCTGACCGCGCTGTTCCGCGCGGCTCACACCCTGAAAGGCAGCAGCGCCATGGTGGGATTGCAGGACCTCGCGGACACCGGCCACGCCCTGGAAGACCTGATGTCCAGTGCCCGCGAGGACGGCATTCCCCTGGACCGCGCCCTGCCGCTGCTCGAGGACGGCCTGAACGTGGCCGAGGCCGTCCTGGCTCACGCCGAGGGTCGCCTGGGCTCCCAGACGGACCGCGTGCAGACCTACCGCGCCAGCGTGGCCGCCCTGCTGGGTGGTCAGGCCCCGGCCCTGCCGGTCACGGCCGCCCCGACCGACACGGCCCGCAGTGAAACCCGCCTGAGTGTGCGCGTGGACAGCGCCCGCCTGGACGGCATGCTGGATGACGTGGCCGGACTGGTCGCCAGCCGCGCCCGCCTGAACGGCCTGTTCCTGCGGCAGCAGGCGCTCTCCGGGAGCCTGGACGCCGCGCACGAACGCGTGCAGCGCACCGTGCGCGACTTCGAGGAACGTTACCTGAACCCCCACCTGACGCCCGGCGGCAGCATGGGCACTGGCACGGGTGCAGGCGCGGGCATGGGCAGCGCGGGAACGGCCCGCCCGGCCGGTGACCTGCAACTCCAGGACCGCCTCGCGGACTTCGGGGCGCTGGAACTCGACACGTACGACGACCTGAACATCCTGGCGCGCGCCGTGACCGAACTGAGCGCCGACCTGACCGAGATCCGCGCCCAGACCGCGCAGGGCATCAGCGCGCTGGGCGACGAACTGACCAGCCTGGAAAAACTGACCCGCCAGCTGCGCGTGGAACTCAGCCGCGCCCGCCTGCTGCCGGTCAGCCGCGTCACCGCGCCCCTGCACCGCTGGGCGGGCCGCCGCGACGACCTGACCCTCACCATTCACGGCGAGGACAGCCTGATCGACGCGCAGCACGCCGGCCCGCTGGGCGAGGCGCTGCTGCACCTGCTGACCAACGCTGCCGTGCACGGCGGGCAGACCCCGGCAGAGCGCGAAGCGCACGGCAAACCCGGCCGCCTGCAGGTCAGCGTGAGCGCCCGCGTGGCCGACGGCCACCTCAGCGTGACCGTGCAGGACGACGGGCGCGGCCTGAACTTCGAGGCGCTGCGCCAGCGCGCCCTGCAATCCGGGCACGCCAGCGCCGGGGAACTCGCCACGTACACTGACGACCAGACCGCGCAACTGGTGTTCCTGCCGGGCCTCAGCACCGCCGGGCAGGTCACGCAGGAAGCCGGGCGCGGCGTCGGCATGGACGCCGTGCGCGACGCCATCGCCCGCATGGGCGGCCGCGTGAACCTGCGCAGCCAGCCCGGCCAGGGCACCGCCATCACCCTGCACGTCCCGGTCGCGCAGCAGATCACGGACGTGCTGGTCATGCGCGTCGGCACGCAGCGCGTGGCCATCCTCGCCTCGCAGATGCAGGGCATGAGCGTCCTGGAAGGCGAGGCGCCTGCCGGCAGCGTGGACCTGAACGACCTGTGGGGCGAGGCGCCCGCCAGCGTCCGCTACGTGGCCCGCGTCGCCCTGGCCGGCGAGAACGGCGCCGGCACCCTGCACCTGCTGGTCGACGAGTTCCTGAGCCTCGAGGAAATCGTGCTGCGGCCCGCCGGGACCCTGCTGGGCAGCCTGGAGTACCTGAGCGGCATGACCACCCTGAACGACGCGGCTGGCCGGGCCTTCCCCGCCGCGATCCTCGACCCGGCCGGACTGGCGCAGGCCAGCGCCCGGGGTGTGCGCCGCGCCGAGCGCCGCACGGCCGCCCCCACCGACACCGCGCACATCCTGCTGGTCGACGACAGCCTCAGCGTGCGCCGCCACGTGGGCCGCAGCCTCGAACGCTTCGGGTTCACCGTCACCACCGCCAGCGACGGCCAGGAAGCCCTGGAACGCCTGCTGGCCGGCGAGCGCGCCGACCTGCTGCTCAGCGACCTCGAAATGCCCCGCATGAACGGCTTCGAGCTCCTGCGCGCCGTGCGCAGCAGCCCCGCCCACACGGGGTTGCCGGTCGTGATCATGACCACCCGCGCCGGTGAGAAACACCAGCAACTCGCCATGGAACTCGGTGCCAGCGACTACCTCGCCAAACCCGCCGAGGAACGCCTGCTGCAACGCCGCCTGACCGCGCTGCTGCCCGCCGGGAAGGTCAGCGCATGA